The window agtaggcTGATCAACTGAAAgatcagatgcatctctcaggtcctgcttcaggtctttgctggattttttttcctatttcttaacaAAATGTCTTTATATGACAGATGctgttttctcatttattttttggttcATCCTGACCAATGGCAGGTTTTTAGGAATcatcttgttggtgcaaaaatattgGATTCCTGTCAAAACTCTTATCTTTGGGATTTTTTGTAAATTCAGACCAAGAAACAGGAACAAAGTGCCTATTGGTACAATTAAAAACTTGTTCTTTGCAAAGATTGCCAAGTTTTACATGGATGGTacaatggactggttcttatataaaGACTTTTTACTCAGGCAATCAAAGCAAGTCGGGGTTCAGTATCTTCTGGAGCAGCCACAGATCGAAACAGCAACATTAGTAGACGTGCTCCATCTCCTGAACCACAGCCACCTCTTATGTCTTAAGTGTAGACACATGATGATTCATAGGTAAGACTTAAGTggactaaaaaaagaaaagaaaagtttcaAAACAGCAAGATGGTGACAGACAAAATGCTCAAGGCTTCAAAATGAGTCCACAAACCAATTTATGTTGGACACAGCCACCTTTATGTACATTTCATGGATCTGACTGAACAtcagaaaatgtttttagaCACTGGACTTGGATATGGGAATGTCAGGATTGTTTTAGGACAGACGGGGAAGTAAGAGGAACTTTAAAAGCAGCTTTCTATAAATCCGACAGGATTCAACTGCCAAAAGTCAACTGAAAGCTCCCTGCTGTGTCTGTTCCTGCTCTGAAGTTTACAGCTGTACCATGAAGAAAGACAGCACTACTGACTCGAGCGTTTTCTGCCTCCTGTAGCTCCAGGATCCTCTGAGCTCTTGCCAGATGGTCCATCTTCTCAAACGCTTTAATctggaagaaaataaaagtgaaacttcaatttttgattaaaaaccccccaaaacagcaTAGATGCCACACGTCCACTCACATGGTGTAACTCACAAGGAAGTGATTGTCAGATGAAACATTTACAGACAAGAGTGTCTGTAAATACGCAAATACATAATGAGATTTATTAATGGGAACATTTGTGATGTATGACGAGCTGGATTTGAAGGGAGGGTTGGAAACACATGTTGGTAAATTTGTAGTTACCTGGTCACCCATTTTCTATTTCACATTAGATGcagagaaagtaaaaaaaaaaaaaaaaaaaaaaaaaaaaaaaggaggagaagGGAATAAGTGTGATATAATAACAGAGTGAAATCTTCTAAAACAAGGGaagaaagaaacataaaaaagtcTGACTTTTTGCCCCAGATAGCTGCCTTGTTGgtataagaataaaataaaaaataattaattcatttaaatCAATAAATGAGTCTAACCTTGCCCAGGAAGGATTTGTTGGCAgggtcctcctcttcctcgtcttTCCCCGGACTCTGATCTTCTGACGACTGGTTCACTGGTTGGCGGGCGATAGTGGGCTTCACAGGCTTCACGGGAGGGGGAGGCGGCTTGTTTCCGCCCACTGCGTCGCTGCTGATGGTGCTGCTGGAGTGTGACTCGTAGCTCCGTGTGGAGTCAGTTCGAGTCTGAGCACGaacctgaaacaaacaaaaaaagaaagaaccaTTTGTGATCATTTGCTCAACTACAGGATgtggtttgttgttttcaggGAGAGCCACTTCCAAATATAAAGCAGGCAGGagttttgaacattttattgattgatttatttgaACACACGGCTTAGTGTGAGAAAGTTTATTTCAGTCACAGCTGCTTTAGGCAACAAAaggtgttttttcccccctcatctTCAGTCCCTTATATTTGCAGGTACATATGTGCATATGTGGAAAGAAACATCAATTAGAGGACGAGTACAGGGTgcaggtgggttgcaaagcggcTTGCAGAGGAAGTACCAAATGAAGCAATTTAATTAGATCCTCCTATATTGGATGCACTCTTAACTGATGTATAGAAGGGCAACTTTATTCATCTAGATTAGagtttttgttatttatcaAGAAAAAGCTCTGAAAATGGACACAGGCACTAAATGAAGTCCAAAGAAGACAGTTCTACCCTCAGACATTTCCAGCTTGGTTTGAAGCGGATCTGATGGTACTTCGAGTCTTGCCAAGAACTGAAAGGTCTAAAGACTTTTAATTGAGATGCAGCTTGAGAGACCACAAAAAAGTGTAGCGATAATGATGTCTGACGGGAGAAAAACAGGGAGAGGTTCTCACCTTTGGGGGTTCAGGGACGAAAGAAGGGGGAGGGCTTGGCTCTCTGCTCACCTCTCTTCTCATACGTACACGGGGTTCAGGGTGAGGCCTCTACACAAACACACGGCACACAGAGAAGGGTCACAGGGGTTGGAGTAGATATTTTAACAGTGATGATGATGGATTAACAACGTTGGGGAAAAGAAGGGTATCAGAGTGTCTATCGGCAGACACGCCCACCTCGTCGGGCAGTACAGGTTCTGATGATCGACTGATGGCCGACACGGGCTGGGGTTCATCCAGTGTCTCGTCCAGCTCATTGTCAGTGTACGCCCCGCCCTCGTCCGCTGTGTCATCGTAGTCGCTGGTCATCCGGCTGTCCATGCTGAGGTAGTCACTCATTGCCGACAGGTAGGACATGCGGTCGTCTTGGAGATCTAGGTCCTCCTCTGAACCGTCCACCTGAGGAGAGAAAGTAACAGCAAAGGGAAGGGGTGTAAGAAACAGTCAaattcacacaaaaacacatggtCTGCAGAAGTTCACTGACACTCACCTTGCCCTCGCACACCCACACAGCTTTATCTTGCTGCTCCCGAATTGAATCTTTCACACTGCCATACCATGCGTCATTGGCCGAGTTCAAGTCGATGGTGtctaacagacaaaaaacaaaaacaaacaattttttttttaaaagaaaaaaatatatgaagaaAAAGATTTCATAATACTTAGTACTGTCAAAGTTAACATGACAATACCATGTCAACGCAAATTCCTTTTAACGCCTCTATTGTTTTTTTGACGCACGATCAATGCATGTGGGCTCTGTGACCTTTGGCCTGGCCTTGTAGATCAGGTTGTCTGGAAGTGGTTTCATCAGTTACATTGTGGATGGTGAGCAGAAATGGAGAAAGAAGAATTTTTGCGTACATCTGGTGTATTTTATGAGCATGCAGTACCTCCGGGGGTTTTCTCAGTAGTAGTTGTCATTTGGATTGTTGCAATAATTATAAACATAAATGTGAATAAAGTATGTATATTTTCCACCCCCATGCCTTAACTATCCTGTTAAGGGTACAGTTAcagttgattaaaaaaaatttgattaATCACAAGTTAACTACGGACAACCATGCCATAAATCACATAAAACTCACTCGTGAAAAGGTGTGAACAGCTCTTTTTCAGCCTAAGGGCCTGCTCGTACAGTTTGCGTGCGCTGCGGTTGGATCCGGGTATGAGGCGGTTTCTCATGGTCTTCACACCTTGTTTGCTGTCAGGGTTCAGGAAAAGGACGATGGGGTACCACTGAGTGTAATTCAGGGTGTCCACAGCTTTGGGAGTCACATCCAGCAGAGCGTGACGGTCCTGCaggagaataataaaaaaagaaaaacatggttATATGTTGGATGATGAGTAATAATTGCACAGAAATCTCTGTTTTGTCACTCTCGACAGCTGTTCATCTGAGCCACTTCAAACTCTGCAGGTGAATTTGAACTATGACATTTCTATAtctagaaatatttttttgtggtttgttgTCTGTTTTAGCAGTTTATTTGGTTACTATGGACTTTGGGATATAaaggttgtattgatgtataggaAGTTAAAATTCTGCACAAAACGGCACTAAAGCATGTAAAGAAGCGCTCTATGATGACTTGTTTTATGGTAGGTAATAAAGGGTAATAGCTGGAAAGCAAAATctctttaaaattaaattttgatTAGCTGACCAGAACAGACTAACAACCCTACCCTATTTTAATTCTTAGCCCTCAAACAGGTGGATGAAACTATGAGGTCAAGCAAAACTGCTTTATCTTATATAAAAAAGATCACTTAGTCTAAAATTCAAATGGGTTCCCACAAACATGGCTGCACAAGTTGTTCTTTAACTCTTTCTTGTTAGATGCTCCTCTATTGGCAGATTTTTATGCTTCTGATGCAACAAATCCCTTTGGAGTTTTGATGCAACTCCAAAAGGATCTGTGTATCCACCCAAAATTACCCTGGGGATCTCTGGCTTGTTATCTGAAGCTTTATATCGCTACAATTATGGAGCCactattattcatctctggttTAATGGTGTTTAGGggacataaaaattaaaaatagggGAAATAATAAATTGTAACAAGATAAAATGGGTCTTGCGCACTCCCATAACAGGCACTGCACTAGTGTTCATACAGCGTCATTATCTTCTAATGATTATACCATACCTGTTCAATGATTTGCCGGATAGAGTTCAATCTCACCACCCCCGAggacttctcacttcctgcatcCTTGGGCTCAGTTTCTGAAAGAGGAGATAAAAACCACTCACAAACAAGAACAGAGTAAAGAAAGCCTACAGAAACCTTTTTCTGTTAGTGCTAATGTTTATTTACAGGCGGTCGTGATACTTACTAGCAATGACAAACTGATCAGGAAGTTCAGTAGCCAGTTTTTCGTTAACTACGTCAGAAATGGGCCCAAATATCACCACCGGTCTCCTGAAACCAgctaaatgaaacaaaaagaattGATTCAGAAGTCCTGGCACAGCGAGGACCTCTGCAAAATGCCTCAAGTGAAATTGCAGGGTGAAAGGGTTTCCTGGATACCTTCACGTAATACCACTCTCTCATAGGCGGGGAAGCGTGTAACCGGAACGTTGCCCTGGTCGTCTCGACTCTTGCGCAGATCTTTCTTCTTTGCAGCTCTTTGGCCCCTCATCCTCCAGAAGTCTCCTCTGTCATTGCCCGATGCAGCCCGTGCAGCATTCTGGACGTTAGCCATTTGCTCTGCTCTGATATcgaaaacaagaaaatatatGACTTTGTCTAGTTAGATTGATCACACGATGATATGCAGATTTCTTACCAGCGAAAGAACATGTTGTGCTGTATAGATAACACTATTGTTACATGTGCTATACTACTAACAATGTTTCTATAAATTTTCATTAATCCAATCTTGATCTTTAGATTTGAAAGACGCTACAAGAAAGGCAGTGTCTTCTGCTGAGAAAGATAAAATATCCAGCCAAATCcttaatacaaaaaaattaaaaacttgaaatatatatatttaaaataaaaaacaacaaaaaacagacttcACTTTCAGACTTCCAACGTCTGAAAGTGAATTTTTCTAatagccagcagggggcagaaAGGCTGTCTGCACAAAGATGATCATCATTGCATACCTGCTCTTGTTGGGGATGATTCCCTTTTCTAACAGCTGGTTGTTTTTGTCACTACGGATTGCCAGCCAGTTGCCGAGTTTGCCATCATAGAGTGTGTCCGTCACTTTGAAGATCTCCCCCCTGGAGAAAGGAAGGCTCTGCGGGGCCTCCTTCTCATATTCAAAGTGGGTTCTAATGAAGAAGGAGTCGCCTCTGCCAGATGCTAAAACGTCTTTATACACTggcaaaaatagaagaaaacagAAGCTAAAACCCCCCCACCATTATTTGGCATCCCACATGGCTCAAATTTGGGCCTCTTGTTTTTCCTCATTCATCTAttatcataaaaataaataaattacaggaAATAGAAAAGCAAGCAAGCCACTGACTCTTCATACAAGACTACTAAGACTTTTATCatattctgtgtgtgtctatgtgatATACTTTAACACAGGAAGGTTTTGGCATTAGTACTGTTTGTGCAGCTGTTCTTTATCCAGTCCAGTACCTTCAGGCTTGCTCTGCGCAAGAATGGTAACTTCCTCTCCTTTAGGAATCTCCAGGAGGTAGAGAACAGCATCTTCACGCACCATGCCTCTGAAGTCTCTGTTGTTCACCTGAAGCACACAATAGGAAATAAAATGAGAAATCTGGCCTGATATATGTCTCAAAGACGAAGCTTCTGTCTTTTTTCTCCAAGCTAACTTCAGACACAGCACTCTTGTGTGTGCAGGGTTTAAATGTGGAACTAAAACGTGCCGTACCCTCATGATCTGATCTCCTGTCCGGAGACCCTCCTGCTCTGCTGCACTGTCTTCCTGAACACCGGCGATAAAGATGCCGACATCATTTCCTCCCGCCAGCCGCAGACCCACACTGTCACCTTTCTGGAAACGCACCATCACCGTGTTCGGCCTGCATTATGGAAACAACAGTTGACAAAGGGAGAGTCTATTTATGACGGAGACAACCAAGCTGGCTTCTTGTTTTTGAGTAAATTTGAGTTTGAGCaactcaatttaaaaaaacaaaaaaaaccctaactAATACTGACCCGTATATTTCCAGGTCTTCTGCACTTGGCTTTAGTGGCACTTTAGGGGGAGCGTGAACCTTTGGGGCGACACTGGCAGCTGGTACTGCAGAAACAAAATCATTTGCAGTCACAGTATTCAATTCAACTGTCtgatttgacttttattttatttatttatttttttacagtctTGTATATTCTGGACGGAATCATGTTTACCTGGTGGTGTCTCGGAGCGTGGCTCCTCCCTCTCTGCGTGCAAAGGAGCCTTATCTTCAACGTCTCTGTCGGCACCTCTGAATGGGGTTGGCATGGCACCCATTTTTGCCAGCCTGTTAGGCGGGTCCTCTCTGGTAATATCCCAAATtttttggaaagtttaaaagaagcattttacacatttaattcGGTTGATATAATTATGACTCCTTTTCCGGTTTGGTTTAATAACACGGTGGTTTTTCCGATATTTGATGTGACGGACTGCCTGAGCTTCATGAAGCATAAAACCAGCATAATCCTACATTATCCTGATTTGTTTCTGGTGTATTTAATGCATTCGTAATAAATGACTGACCAAAGCAGAGCTCAATGCTTTTGTGGTATCTAGAATtaagaaaagcacaaaacaaagcaacacttaaaatcatttttagaTGTATtatgtggtttttgtttgtttgtttttagagcAGGCAGACAAATCTTTTGTTGTGAGGAAATGTTAATTATAATTCTTTCCTATGAATGAAAATGAGACATGAGGTCACAAGCAGTTGCCAAAACAACACAGACCCAGCTCTTCAAGGCTTAAACTTTGTGTTTGCGCTTTTTGTCAcactcagaaacatttgaaatgatCTGTATAAAATTCCAGTTGATTTGGAAAGCTTTGGAATCGTTGCCCAACCCAGTTCAGTTCATCTTCCACAAATCTTTGGAGCAGAGGTGTGTAGTGCAAACTGGCATAACCTGTGGAGCCACAAAATCTTCTAACTCAGTCAGGACCACGAAAGTAAAAGAACTTTATTTCTGCAGGAAGATTTGGGAGTACAGCTCTGTTCTTAGACTTTCCTGTCCTTCCGTATGCATGTGTGTAGTGGAAATCCTGAGATGGGAAAAGCAGCAGTTGCAAGACCAACCAGTCCAAAACAGAGCAGGCATGGATGGCAGATATGACATGAATAAGCATGAAGAGGAGGAGCACGGGTGGATGGGGGTTGCAGCTTTCAGATGCAGCAACGGTAGCAGGCTAAAGCAAGTTAAACAGGATTCTCTacaagactgaaaaacaggatgTTCAGGAAGATATCGGTTGAACCATCAGTTTATGTGGGCTAGCACTGAGATCAGCTGATATCATAGGAATGTGACTGAGTTCAACTTGGTGAACCGAATGAACACTGTGCTCgatttcatgaaaaataaaaagggtCAAACAATAAAGGAGGGGCTAGGATTCATACTAGGATTGGTGTCGTAGACACCAATATCCTTGGAAAGGTCAAACAGCCAAATAAATAGGTACAGTTTGTGTTGTGTTCCTAATTGTGCATTCCTGgtgatggctgcccctccctgagccgaTTCTGCCGGAAATCTTTTCCTGTTAAATTTCCTTCCCGTGATCACCCAGTGCTTGTTCATAGAGTATTATCTGATTGTTGtattctttttctattttttccccctatataaataaaactgaaattgcATTTTCTGATTTCACAGGAAAGCAGAttcccagacctccctctcccaaGCCACCACCTCCAGCACTGACTGGAGGACGCAAAGGAGTTCCCAAGCAAGCAAAGACACAGTCTCAGCATGTCCCGGGTCTGCTCTGGGGTCTCCTCCGCCCTGATAAgacatgcccaaaacacctcagCTACATGCCATCTGGGTCAGAGCATCGTAGTCAGATGTAGTCTCTGAGCCCCTAACCCTGAGGCTGAGGGGAAAAGCTCATTAAAAGCTTTTACAGCTTGAAATATACCAGAATTGGCCTTTAATGACAGTGTACCTGGGCTTGTCTCGAAGTCTCTCATTGGAGGAATGGGAGGAGAGGTCAGAGTGGTGGGCCCGTCTGTCATCCTGTGGAGAATAGGAGCGGTACGACTCGATCTCAGAGATATCTGAAACACACAAGGATGATGAAAAATATCACAACCCCTGTGAAACCACACAAGAGTCAAGCAGctatgggggtggggggtggggtccTCTGTGTTCAGGTAGTAAAGCCTATAAACTTTATCAGAAAGAGTAAAATGCTGCATCTCTCCTTGGTGCTTCTTTGTTTTGTAAATTACATAACATGGCCCTTGCTCGGCTCAAATGGCCTGTGGGTCATGaaagcggggggggggggggcaacacAGCTCTCAGACAAATGAAGGTCAGAGCACTGTTCACAGATGAGTAGCCACACCAATTAGATATGCAATACCAGTTTCTGGGGTTACAATGATGACGAGGAGCACTAAAACTCAACAGGATGTTTCAATGTTAGCATTCAGGGTGTGGAAGCTAGACTGCACTTCTATGTTATACTGCAGGGCAGGGAGGAAtaagcacagtaataccattaCAAAGTAAAATTACACATGTGCACTTAAGGTGATTTGTACCCGTCAGACCTCAAAATCCTAATTTTTCAGTCAGTCGGTCCCTATTGTCCTCAAACAGAATTACAAAGAAGGGTGCTGGATGGTAGAAACCAGAGGCTGCAGCGGTGCGAACCTTAACATAATGAAATTCTGTCATATCCAGTAGCAGGATTATGATAGGGGATTAGATCACGCCGCTAGAGGCGAATGAGCACtttcacacacgcacgcgcgcgcgcacacacacacacacacacacacacacacacacacacacgcactcccCAAACCAGTCAAACTGGGTCACAAGTCTTCGTGctattcccccccccctcctccctgcAAACATTTGGTCAGTGAACAATCCACTCACACCACTTATCTCTATCCTTCCCGACCAATAACAGCATGCCATCTGGTcatgtgacaataaaaacagGTATAAAGGGGTGAGCAATAAGAGGGTGGAGGGATGGTGATGATGTGCTGAATATGGTTAGCTCATAGTGCTTTGTGGAATATGTGTATgtgaaataatatttaaataaaactaaaagttgATGTAAGTAAAGCctttattttaagaattaagaACAAATTTGATTGACAGGTACAGAAACATTAATGGCATTAAGGTTTCCACAATTGATTCATTAGAAGTTCATAATGCAATGAGGTTTATATTtctagatatatatataaaatgatgaagatgatgatgatcatgGAGATGATGATGGCCACTCGCCAGGTGTGCCTTTACACGGCATAGgacctgctgcttttcagtttcGAGTTTCTCTCACCGTCGAGCTCCGAGTCGCTGTCGACCATCGGCGGGATTCGGACCAGGATCTTCTTCCTGTCTCGCTGCACCACCAGCTGCAGCTTCCCGCGGGACTTCTCAATCAGCTTCCCGGCATCGCTGAGAGACAGGTTTTCTGTCACAGTCCCGTTAAtctgacagagacagaggggatTAGGAGATGTGCAGACGCTTCTCACTGCACAAATCACACAAACAAAGCATGcaatgttttacagtttttaaatatttggtaCACTTAAAAAGGAATTATGCTTTTCCTAATGTTATATACAAACATCTACTATCACAACTACAAATGTTGATATTACACATGGTCAAAGGTTTAATGAGGTAAGCACATAACTAAGTAGTCTCCGTGAGCCAAAAGCTCACTCACGCTTCAGGTTGCTTTAAACAGTCAGTTTCAGatactttttttctgttcttgacTCTGTATAATGTCATTGAGATGGGTGATCTTTAAACTGAACCTATTCGGCATATGTCCAGCTCCAGATTTTTGTTAAAGcttaaaataatccttatttatcttacacTGTAAAGATACAACAAGTCAAAAGAGGCAGAGATAGAGGAGACAAAAGCAgccaaaaagtaacaaaaacataacaacaAAAATGGCTAGCTAAAGTAGAACAAAGcaataaggtaaaaaaacaaaaaaaaaaaaaatgaaatgagctCAATTAAATAGggtaaagaaataaaactgatatACAACAGTCcacataaaagataaaaaatatgaCAGTAagaagctaaaataaaaaatgtaaatataaacaaagagcaaaaacaaaacacattttttaaaaaacattaaaacactaTTCAGAAATACTCCATGGAATAAAATAGCTCAAATTCAATAATGGCTTACTAAATGCTAAAGTTAAATAGAAAAGCAGTCCCTAAGTTCATCCTTTTAGCTTCTTCCACCCTCATTTTAAGCCGACTGCCATTCACACAAATaccatttaaaaacagcaggtTGTTGGGGCTTCTGTGCCCAACATGACCACACTTGGGACACCCCCCTCTCACTGATATCATACAGAGCAAAcagtagggaaaaaaaaacaaaaaaacaaaaaacagtttaaaactgAGCTTTTAAAGCAGTGTGAATCCTGAGCGTTGGTTCACTGAGATTACCTTTACACACGCTGCCTTCGTTATTTGAAACTTTCAGAAAATCTTGTTTAATATGAGACAAATGTAAAAGTGACCACTCCGCCCTGCCTCTGTGTGGCAGCTGCTTCTCCCAGGTACTGATAGTAATGTGGGCGACTTGTTGACTAAATGTTTAATCGCTGCTGCCCTTTCTAGTACGAAATACTAGTCTGTTAAACGCATGTTTCTTATTTTACACAACGGTAGCTGTCTGCTAAAAGATGTTACACTTCCGCTACCCAATGTTGCAGCTCTGACTCTCTCTCAGTGGAAGACATAAACAAAAGAGATTGAAAGCAAACAGATGACAGCTGTGTTACAGCACGGTTTTGCAGCACTTTaacataaaagaaagaaattagagGCTGGATACGGAATACAACCAAGCAACTGAAGCGGCAGAAACCAAGGTTACAATATACTAGCACTGACCTTGGTCAGAGACCCATCTACCCCTGGCAACCACTGGTCACTAgggaaataatttatttctcaGCCTGCTCTTGATTGCTTGCCGAGCTGTAACTTAAGAAAGTGTAATGCAAACCAGAAATGGAGAACACTCATCTTCAAACTAAATTTCGCACCATATCACTGAAACCAACAATTTTTACAGAGTGTCTGTGTTGCCAGCAACCTACTAGTGAACAAGGCAACTGTAAAGTTTCAGTGCAGAGGTATATACAGCTCTTTGCAATCTTACTGAGCAAATACCAGCAAGCTTTAGCAACCAGCTGAGGAATACTCATTTTTCCATAGCGACAGCTGGGCCATGGGGTCACAAACTAGTCATTAGTCTTGCGTGACTGCGATGTAGCCATCGATTTCACATTGACTGCCAACAACTGGTCAGGAAATACTCATTTTCCCTAGCGATCTGTAGTTGCTACGCAGTGTCTTTAACCCTGTGTGACCGGATCGTTTCATCCAAAGCGTGACCCAAGATGCTGAGCGAAAGCccagtaaaatataaataaggaTTCATTTGAACTGTCAGAGATGGACGGTTAATGAgcaaaaaatgacaaataagGAATATACACCACCCTACCTTCAGAATAATGTCCCCTTCCTGCAGGTTTCCATCCTTGCTGGCAAGTCCTGTGCTGGTCATCTCTTTGATGAAGAGCTGGCTGCCCAGACGAAGGCCATAttctgcaaaaacacaaatcacacacatattttatgtataaataatcaaacaaatattttacctTATTTTACCCAACTCCACTTTAATTATATCTGACATTCACAGTCTAGATAACCTGGCATGACCGAACAAATGGAAAAATTAATCAGGTCACTTTTCGACCTGATTTATTAATGGTCACTGACCAAAATGCCTCTGGACACATCTGTATAAATGATGCACTGAAATACTAGGCTGATGTTTAAATTAAGAATTTACCTATAAGCACTGTGATCACTTTTCCaattgttcattttgttttatgcatttctgtgccaagtgaagaaattcacctcaatttaaaaataaagccagTAAACAGCGAGCGCCAAACTAATGAATGGTACAAGCCATTTTATCTGCTGATATGCTGTAATCAGCTGGTGGTGATGTATGCTGACATGGCCGTGCCTCCGTtaactctctccctctctctctctctatagaGCTAGAATTGCTTGAGTAAACAATTAAATGTACAATTAGGACATTTCCATTTTGCATCCATTTAATAAAA is drawn from Pelmatolapia mariae isolate MD_Pm_ZW linkage group LG7, Pm_UMD_F_2, whole genome shotgun sequence and contains these coding sequences:
- the tjp2a gene encoding tight junction protein ZO-2a isoform X5, coding for MMKTVLSLHRKWAHAVKTIRILQGLNPVMEETVWEQYTVTLHRDSKMGFGIAVSGGRDNPNEDTGETSIVVSDVLQGGPADGLLFENDRVVQVNAIPMDGAIHSFAVQTLRKCGKVAKITVKRPRKVPVNVLNRQPSPDDRVFNNDYNDDYNYDQDRRSVYSARSGGGRDQSLERERGGYMDSGYHTRDRDYDRRERGRSTERDLSPDRQYRRDGSRGRTLDREYSPDRRYKSEHALDRDYSPDRRYRSDRALDRDYSPDRRFRSDRALDRDHSPDRRYRSDRALDRNESPDLRYRRDSPGRGRGRDQSYDRGLDRIASEPRKYDEPIKRSASRDRLERTPSPAAVPLPLPRPARDLEPLEKPVNVLLLKNHPNEEYGLRLGSQLFIKEMTSTGLASKDGNLQEGDIILKINGTVTENLSLSDAGKLIEKSRGKLQLVVQRDRKKILVRIPPMVDSDSELDDISEIESYRSYSPQDDRRAHHSDLSSHSSNERLRDKPREDPPNRLAKMGAMPTPFRGADRDVEDKAPLHAEREEPRSETPPVPAASVAPKVHAPPKVPLKPSAEDLEIYGPNTVMVRFQKGDSVGLRLAGGNDVGIFIAGVQEDSAAEQEGLRTGDQIMRVNNRDFRGMVREDAVLYLLEIPKGEEVTILAQSKPEVYKDVLASGRGDSFFIRTHFEYEKEAPQSLPFSRGEIFKVTDTLYDGKLGNWLAIRSDKNNQLLEKGIIPNKSRAEQMANVQNAARAASGNDRGDFWRMRGQRAAKKKDLRKSRDDQGNVPVTRFPAYERVVLREAGFRRPVVIFGPISDVVNEKLATELPDQFVIAKTEPKDAGSEKSSGVVRLNSIRQIIEQDRHALLDVTPKAVDTLNYTQWYPIVLFLNPDSKQGVKTMRNRLIPGSNRSARKLYEQALRLKKSCSHLFTNTIDLNSANDAWYGSVKDSIREQQDKAVWVCEGKVDGSEEDLDLQDDRMSYLSAMSDYLSMDSRMTSDYDDTADEGGAYTDNELDETLDEPQPVSAISRSSEPVLPDERPHPEPRVRMRREVSREPSPPPSFVPEPPKVRAQTRTDSTRSYESHSSSTISSDAVGGNKPPPPPVKPVKPTIARQPVNQSSEDQSPGKDEEEEDPANKSFLGKKMGDQIKAFEKMDHLARAQRILELQEAENARLEIAQKHPDLYAVPVKLPKPNLSRPQPIGSSSIPEPQTPSRPPYSESRGHEDDEANYRRQLADQTKRGYYNPQKYKDTEL
- the tjp2a gene encoding tight junction protein ZO-2a isoform X2, whose product is MKFKKFITIMQAAMGIVPLNKRELLPPGRKLWRPPGDQPGSDQTSTDLLKCSRKFCWSREAQYLYLRRLSSRSFSAIMMNPVMEETVWEQYTVTLHRDSKMGFGIAVSGGRDNPNEDTGETSIVVSDVLQGGPADGLLFENDRVVQVNAIPMDGAIHSFAVQTLRKCGKVAKITVKRPRKVPVNVLNRQPSPDDRVFNNDYNDDYNYDQDRRSVYSARSGGGRDQSLERERGGYMDSGYHTRDRDYDRRERGRSTERDLSPDRQYRRDGSRGRTLDREYSPDRRYKSEHALDRDYSPDRRYRSDRALDRDYSPDRRFRSDRALDRDHSPDRRYRSDRALDRNESPDLRYRRDSPGRGRGRDQSYDRGLDRIASEPRKYDEPIKRSASRDRLERTPSPAAVPLPLPRPARDLEPLEKPVNVLLLKNHPNEEYGLRLGSQLFIKEMTSTGLASKDGNLQEGDIILKINGTVTENLSLSDAGKLIEKSRGKLQLVVQRDRKKILVRIPPMVDSDSELDDISEIESYRSYSPQDDRRAHHSDLSSHSSNERLRDKPREDPPNRLAKMGAMPTPFRGADRDVEDKAPLHAEREEPRSETPPVPAASVAPKVHAPPKVPLKPSAEDLEIYGPNTVMVRFQKGDSVGLRLAGGNDVGIFIAGVQEDSAAEQEGLRTGDQIMRVNNRDFRGMVREDAVLYLLEIPKGEEVTILAQSKPEVYKDVLASGRGDSFFIRTHFEYEKEAPQSLPFSRGEIFKVTDTLYDGKLGNWLAIRSDKNNQLLEKGIIPNKSRAEQMANVQNAARAASGNDRGDFWRMRGQRAAKKKDLRKSRDDQGNVPVTRFPAYERVVLREAGFRRPVVIFGPISDVVNEKLATELPDQFVIAKTEPKDAGSEKSSGVVRLNSIRQIIEQDRHALLDVTPKAVDTLNYTQWYPIVLFLNPDSKQGVKTMRNRLIPGSNRSARKLYEQALRLKKSCSHLFTNTIDLNSANDAWYGSVKDSIREQQDKAVWVCEGKVDGSEEDLDLQDDRMSYLSAMSDYLSMDSRMTSDYDDTADEGGAYTDNELDETLDEPQPVSAISRSSEPVLPDERPHPEPRVRMRREVSREPSPPPSFVPEPPKVRAQTRTDSTRSYESHSSSTISSDAVGGNKPPPPPVKPVKPTIARQPVNQSSEDQSPGKDEEEEDPANKSFLGKIKAFEKMDHLARAQRILELQEAENARLEIAQKHPDLYAVPVKLPKPNLSRPQPIGSSSIPEPQTPSRPPYSESRGHEDDEANYRRQLADQTKRGYYNPQKYKDTEL